Part of the Candidatus Obscuribacterales bacterium genome, TTGCAGCAGCAATACCGCTCCGTGATACAGCAGTTAACCCGCCTCCGCCACACGGCCACCGCATTGGAGGGTTTACTAGGACGCGATCGCCCTGGACAGCAGGCCCAGGCTGAGGTGCTGGCCCAGTTGAAACATTTGGACGTTGATGCTCAGGATAGTCTAGGGCAGCTTGATCAGCTTTGGCGTCGTCTTGATGCGGAAACTGAGACCCATCCAGAGGCATTTCAAGAATCGTTGCAGGGCTTATTGCCCGACTTGTCGCACTATTCTGAGGTCACCGCTCACCTGTTGCAGCAATTGGTCTTGGCCTGCGGGGATGTTAGCCTGATCAACGTTGTGCGCTGGAGTCCAGATGCGATCGCCGCCGCTCGTCACGCGCTCAAACGTGGCTGCCCGATTGTGGCGGATCTACCGGCGATCGCTGCTGCGCTAGATCACACCCGCTTGGCTCACCTGGGCTGCTCCGTGGAGGTTCTCATTCAAGATCCCCATGTGACGGGCGTTGTTGAAGCTGAGCAGGCTTTTTGGAACGATCCAGCCTGGAAGCAACGGCTGCAAGACTGTCCTGAGGGATCTGTGCTGGTGGTTGGTTATGCTCCGTCAGTGTTGCTCACCGTTGGCCAGTTGATTGCCCAGCAGCAGATCCAGCCGGCTTTGGTAATCGGGATGCCCATTGGCTTTAGCCATGCCCCGGCCGCCAAGCGACGGTTGATGACTTTACCGATTCCTTACATTACTCTGCAGGGTAGTTTGGGCGGGGGGCTGCTGGCGGCGGTGACGCTGAATGCGCTGGTGGAAACGGTGATTGAAAAGCCAGATTGCCATTGCTATCTGACCCGCCCTTGACGATGGTTTATACGTTGCCGGGTTTCGATGTCGCTCAACCCTCCTCTCATAGAAATGTAAGCTTTAAGCAACGTTG contains:
- a CDS encoding precorrin-8X methylmutase codes for the protein PAQRSQGNYRLYTQQDVQQLQRIVALKQQGFQLSHIRQLLENQSDATDNSALMAQLQQQYRSVIQQLTRLRHTATALEGLLGRDRPGQQAQAEVLAQLKHLDVDAQDSLGQLDQLWRRLDAETETHPEAFQESLQGLLPDLSHYSEVTAHLLQQLVLACGDVSLINVVRWSPDAIAAARHALKRGCPIVADLPAIAAALDHTRLAHLGCSVEVLIQDPHVTGVVEAEQAFWNDPAWKQRLQDCPEGSVLVVGYAPSVLLTVGQLIAQQQIQPALVIGMPIGFSHAPAAKRRLMTLPIPYITLQGSLGGGLLAAVTLNALVETVIEKPDCHCYLTRP